CCGCTCGGGTTTCGCCCACCGATACACAGTGCAACCAAATCACAGGTTTATCGGACTTCATCGCATAAAAACCAAACCGTTCGCGCCAGTGTTTTAAATAAGCTGGCTGGCGCAATCCGCGCCATAGTAGGCGAAGAGGTACAAAAGGGACGATGAGATATAAAACAGAGGTGTAAACGAAACGTGGCATGGCTGGATTTTCTCACACATTTGCATGCACGGTTCGGGCTGGATTGTCCAAATATTTATTTTTATTTTCGTGAGCGAGGGCTTACCTTGCCCACAAACGAAGCGTAGCAGCGCATTAGCGAAAATGCTCTAAACCCGGGCTCCAAAATAGAGCGCGTGCACCAAAGAATTTTCTTGACCATCACTACAAAATGACATAATTTTACGTTCAATCACAACATATTGTGGTCTGGCAGTTTATTTGCCCTAACAACAGCGCCGCCAAAAATAATAAGCGCAAGCAGAATTAAGGAAGGAATACCATGCTTAAAGCAGTTCAGGCTATTAAAGAATCTACCCCAGAGAATGAAGTCCCTATTCAACCAGTCTCGCTCGACATCTGGGATAAGAAATATCGCCTAAAAACCAAGCAAGGTAAGTTTATTGATGAAAACATTGACGACACCTATAGCCGTGTTGCTCGCGCATTGGCGGATGCAGAAGATACCGAGGCAAAGCGTACCCTCTGGTATGACAAATTTTTGTGGGCTTTACGTCGCGGCGCAATCCCCGCTGGCCGTATTACTTCAAATGCTGGCGCACAAGAACACAAGCCAGCCACCAGCACTATCAATTGCACTGTGTCTGGCATTGTTGAAGACAGCATGGATGACATTCTGGGCAAAGTACACGAAGCGGGCTTAACCCTAAAAGCGGGTTGTGGCATTGGCTATGAATTTTCTACATTGCGCCCTAAAGGTGCTTTTGTGGCAGGCGCTGGCGCTTACACCAGCGGCCCGCTGTCATTCATGGATATCTACGACAAGATGTGCTTCACCGTGTCATCTGCTGGTGGCCGCCGTGGTGCGCAAATGGCAACTTTTGATATTTCACATCCTGATGTCACTGACTTCATCAAGGCCAAGCGTGAGGCGGGTCGTTTACGTCAGTTCAACCTCTCATGCCTGATCACCAAAGAATTCATGGAAGCCGTCAAAGGTGATTCAGACTGGAAACTGGCTTTCCCTGTGACATCAAAAGAAGCCACGATTGATAACCTCAATCTGGAAGACGACACTCAAGTCGTTTGGCGCGAGTGGCCAGTAAAAGGCAAATACCTGACCCGCGAATCAGACGGCAAAGTAGCCTGCCGCGTTTACAAAACCATCCGCGCACAACGCCTGTGGGATGTCATCATGTCCAGCACCTATGACTTTGCTGAGCCTGGCTTCATACTGATTGATCGCGTGAATGAAATGAACAACAACTGGTTCTGCGAAAACATCCGCGCGACCAACCCTTGTGGTGAACAGCCTTTACCGCCTTATGGTGCTTGCCTGCTAGGTTCAGTCAACCTGACCAAATTTGTGCGTCACCCATTTACCGATGATGCCTATTTTGACTGGGCTGAATATCGCGAAGTGGTCGCTACGTTTACCCGCATGCTGGATAACGTGGTTGAAGTGAATGGCCTGCCACTGCAACAGCAACGTGACGAAATCGCCCGTAAACGCCGCCACGGCATGGGTTACCTCGGTTTGGGCTCAACCCTCACCATGCTGAAAATGAAATATGGTGAAGATTCTTCACTTACTTTCACCGAAGAAGTCACCAAGATCATGGCTGAAGTCGGCTGGGAAATCGGCGTGGAACTGGCTGCTGAAAAAGGCCCAGCACCGATTATGGATGAAGAGTTTGTAGTCACTGCCGACATGCTGGCTAAACGCCCAGAAATGGTCAAAGACGGCATTAAGCTCGGCGCTAAAGTAAAAGGCAAAGTACTCATGGGTAAATATAGCCGCTATATGCAGCAGTTCCCTGAAAGCCTACGCGAGAAAATCGCTGAGTCTGGTGTGCGCTTTACCCATCACAGCTCAATTGCGCCAACTGGCACCATTTCACTGTCACTGGCTAACAATGCCAGTAACGGGATTGAACCTTCATTCGCGCACCACTACGCACGTAACGTGATTCGCGAAGGCAAGAAATCAAAAGAAAAAGTCGATGTATTCTCATACGAGTTGCTGGCGTATCGCGAGTTGATTAACTCAAAAGCCATGCCGTTCTCTGATAAAACCGACGAACAATTGCCTGACTACTTCCTTGATTCATCGACTATTCAGGCCAAAGCCCACGTGGATATTCAAGCTGCTGCGCAAAAATGGATTGATAGCTCAATCTCAAAAACCATCAACGTGCCAACAGACTATGACTACGAAGATTTCAAGAACATCTACGTTTACGCCTATGAAAAAGGCCTGAAAGGTTGCACCACGTTCCGCTTTAATCCAGAAGCCTTCCAGGGCGTGTTAGTGACTGAAAAAGATCTAGAAAACACCGTGTATAAATTCACGCTGGAAGATGGCACCGAAGTTGAAGCCAAAGGCAATGAAGAGATTGAATACGATGGCGAAATGCACAGCGCTGCCAATCTTTACGATGCTTTAAAAGAAGGTTACTACGGTAAATTCTAAGCGACGTTTTTAAAACATTCTAGGAGAGCAACGGATTAACAGTCCGTTGCTCTGACTCAAGGAGAAGCATCATGGCAATTAAAATAGAAAAGAAAATCACTGGCTACAACGTCATCACTGAAGAAGACAAAGCCAAAACTGCTGAAAACGAAAAAGCCCAAGCGCAGAAAATGGCTGAAATCGTGCAGTTCGGCGAGCCTTTAAGCCGTCCAGAAAAGCTGATCGGCAATACCTATAAAGTAAAAACACCAGTCACTGAGCATGCGCTCTACATCACCATCAATGATGTAGTCGTTAACCCAGGTACGCCACAAGAACACCGCCGCCCATTTGAAGTATTCATCAACTCCAAAAATATGGAACACTTCCAGTGGATAGTCGCGCTTACCCGCGTGATGTCTGCCGTGTTCCGCAAAGGTGGCGACATTACTTTCTTGGTAGAAGAGCTACACAGCGTGTTTGACCCCAGCGGCGGCTACTTCAAAAAAGGTGGCAAATACATCCCTAGCTTGGTAGCTGAAATCGGCGAAGTATTAGAGCAACACCTGCAAGAAATTGGCATGCTCAAAAAAACCGAACCTGATGTACATCAGAAAAAACTGATCGACGAGAAACGCACCGAGTACATGGAAAAACACTCCAACGAACCCATCAATGAAGAAGGCTACCCAAAAGGCGCCCAACTCTGCCCTAAATGCAGCACCAAAGCAGCGATTGTGATGGATGGTTGCCTGACTTGTTTGAATTGCGGCGAAAGTAAGTGTGGTTAAAAGACAAAGGGGCTTCGGCCCCTTTTTTGTTGTTACTGACACTCAATGCTGCAACTAAGACGCGAAATGCTGCAATCTTGTACAGTAAATGCTGCAACTAAATAGGAAACCCGCTAAATGCGGGTTTTTTATGTGCGGTTGAGGGGTTTACTACCCAGATTTGGATTTAGGCTTTGGAAATGAATGGCCTATGAATTTGTAACTGACACCATAAGCAGCGATTAAGTCAGCATAACCCGCGATCTTATACAGCATAAGCAGCGACTAAATAACAAACCCGCTAAATGCGGGTTTTTTTTATGTGTGGTTGAGGTGTTGCTATTCCCAAGATTTCAATTTGGGCCTTGTGAAATGAATTACCAATAAGGCTTACAACAATTCTTTCGAGAACTTGAAGTGTAGTGCTGCTTTGTCAGGAACATCTACATGCTCCCCAGTCTTGGGGTTACGACCTGTTCTGGCAGGTAGAATACGGCGAGAGAAGCTACCGAAGCCACGAATCTCGGTTCGGTTACCTGTGATTAAACTGTCACCTATGCTGTCGAGAATATGTTCAACACAGCTTTTGATATCAGCTAGTGTTAGCTTTGGAAACTTAGTTGAGAGTTGGATGATGAGTTCAGATCTAGTCATCTAGAAAGCTTAAGATAAATAAGCTTTTCTGGTCAATACGGAGATAGTCTTACATTCTTCAGGTATGGCCGCTTTCGGCCAATAGCGGCAATTTGATCTCTCAAAACTACTACTGATTTCCATACTGTTAGAGCCTAACAAACCCAATCTACATTGCTATCTTCACCTAACTATCGCCCACCTAATTATCCTAAAGATTTCAATCTCCCAACCCGTTAAAGATATCATGCTTCTAGAGTGTTTATGAGCAATGACGTTCCAAATTAGTACCTAAAAAAGAATATACATATCAATAGAGAAACAAGACTCACGTGTCAACTATTGAACCCATAGAAAAATGAAATCGTTGGAACAAATACCGCGCCCAACTCTGCTGAGTTATATCCTTTTACCGCTGGCTTATTGCTTGAGCGCAAAAGTAAGCCTTGCATTGGCTACTTCGCAGGAGGGAGTGACGATCCTGTGGTTGCCAAATGCTTTTACCTTGGCAACTCTGCTTTACTACCGCGGTCAGCGATATTGGTTTTTTATGCTACTGGTCATGTTGTCTGAAGTAGCAGGCGACTCCCCACGATTTGAATGGCATGAATCCATCATGTTAGGAATTGCTAATATTATTGAAGTCACAATTGCGTACTTGATTATGCGTGAAAGTGGCGTCTCAAGAAAATTAAATGATTTACGTGATGTTGTTCAATTTTCTGTCGCAGGCCCCTTAATTGGATCTCTTTTTGGCGGATTAACTGGTGCGGCAATCATTAAGTCTTTTAGTGCAAATGCAGACAATTATTTATCCATTGTGCAAGTGTGGTGGTTAGGAGATGCACTTGGATTAATGATCCTAACGCCTATGTTGCTAGCTTTCTTATATCCGAAGAAGCAAACATTTCAGCCTTTTCAGAGCGTTGATTTGTTAGTCTGTGTCATTACGGCAGGCTTGGCTGGATTGGTTTTCTCGGCCAGCAATGCAGAAATAGGAGGCGTTTTTCTTACCCCGACGCTTCTACTGCCTTCAATGTTGTATCTGGCTGCTCGCACGAATTTGAAATGGACAGCTATCGGTATATGTATTCTTTCATTCTCCCTTACTCTATTGATTTCACATGGAGAAAAACCATTTGGGGATTTGCCCATGACCCTTACTATCTTGCATGGGCAAGAGTTCATTTTTACCCTTAGCATCGCCAGTATGGGACTTGCCACCTTGATGTCTCATATTCGTGATCATAAGCATCATCTGGAGACTCGGGTAGCAGAGCGAACCGAAGAACTAAAGATCGCAAATCGTCAGCTTGAAGAACTAAGTACTACTGATGGCCTCACAGGAATCGCCAATCGTCGTCGTTTTGATGAGGAATTACAAAGTGAATGGTCACGTGCAGTGCGATCTTCTCAACCACTATCTCTAGCAATCATTGATATAGATTGGTTCAAGAACTATAACGATCATTATGGTCATCAAGAGGGGGATGAGTGTTTACGTAAGGTGGCTGGTATTCTGGCTTCTGTTATATCCCGTGGTGGTGATTTTCTGGCACGCTATGGTGGAGAGGAGTTCGTTTTCATTGCTCCAGACACAGATGTCGACCATGCGGCCGCCATCGCTCACAAAATTTGTGATGCATTTCAAGCCGCTGGATTACCCCATGAATTATCTAACTATGGATACGTCACCGTCAGTATTGGTGTTGCGTCTATGATCCCTCAGCAGGCAAGCAAACCATATACATTAGTGAAAGCCGCTGACAAGGCGTTATACCTCGCTAAAGGACAAGGACGCAATCAAGCTGTATATGCTGAGATATGACCTTTAATCTCCCCCTGATCCTTTTCAACCACCCATGATCATGACGCACTATCCGATCAAATCCATCATTAGCAGCCTCACATTCTTCCATACCCGATAATCTCGCGAGGAATTTGACTCAGTGCAATTTCGCGTTGCACTGCACCTAGTTTAAAAGCCTCTTTCGGCATACCGTAGACAACACAGCTATCTTCATCTTGCCCTAAAGTGGTAGCGCCAGCTTCTAACATTTCTTTTAAACCTTGCGCGCCATCATCACCCATACCCGTCATGATGATACCCAGTGCATTTTTTCCTGCACTCTGCGCAACGGAACGAAAAAGTACATTTACTGAGGGTTTATGGCGGCTCACCAATGGCCCATCGACAACATCAACATGATATTGCGCACCGCTGCGTTTTAGGAGCATATGCTTTCCACCTGGGGCAATCAGCGCCCGACCTGGCATCACGCGATCACCTGTAACGGCCTCTTTTACTTCAATCTCACAGAGTTGATTCAAACGCGCGGCAAATGCGGCAGTAAAGCTTTCTGGCATATGCTGCACAATGACAATACCAGGCGAAACTCTGGGTAAGGCTGTCAACACTCGCTCCAACGCCTGTGTGCCACCAGTAGATGTGCCAATTGCAACGATACGGTCCGTCGTTTGCGCCATTGCATGACTATGTGCTGGCAAAATAGCATCGGCACTGAGTTTCGGAGCAACTTTGACTGGGTTATCAGCCGACATAATACGTTTGAGATTAGCTTTTGCTGCCACTTTAACCACTTGTACTATGTCTTCAGAATCATCTTTAATAAAATCCTTAAGTCCTATCTTGGGTTTGGTGATAATGCTAACAGCACCAGCAGCAAGGGCTTGCATGGTAGTTTCTGCCCCTTTCTCCGTTAAAGTAGAACAGATAATGACTGGCGTTGGGCGTTGCGACATGAGTTTTTTTAGAAAAGTAATGCCATCCATACGCGGCATTTCCACATCCAGTACGATCACATCTGGCCATTCCTTTTTCATCTTTTCCATTGCAAATAGCGGGTCAACCGCCGCACCTATGACTTCAATGTCTGGAGATTGGTTTAATTTTTCTGTTAATACCTGACGTACTACAGCCGAGTCATCAACAATCAACACTTTTATTTTTTTCAATCTGCCTCTCCAATTAGCTGCTTTCTAATGCGCTTATTCTTGATGAACAACGGCTTTTTTCTTTTTAAGAGGTTTAGTTTCTTCTATCTGTGGCAAATGATGGTGCCTGACCCACACATGACCGCTCCACACATCAAAAATAATATATCGGTGGCCACTACCACCCACATGCTCTGCCTGACTATTAAACCCATATTTTTTTAACTGGGCGCGTACTGCCTCTATATTCTTCAACCCGATATCAATGCCTTTTCTTTTATTCTGACTAGGGAACATATCACCACCGCCAAATAATTTAACCTGATATTGCTTCGGGTTAGTATCTGCCTGCTTCATTTCTGCTAATAACAATTCCATTGCTTCATCCGCGTACATACCATTAGTCGGCATATCTGGAGGCTGAATTTTGTTAGCGGGACGCTCTGGCAGCATGATGTGGCTCATGCCCCCTAACAGTCGCTGTGGATGCCAAAAAGTCATGGAAACGCATGAACCCAATATCGTCCGCATGCGGGTCTCTTTATCGCCGAAATAATACTCACCAGGCCGGATAAACACCTCTAATACATGTTTGGGTTTAGGCATAGAATAGTTTAGCCGTCCAATGACTCATTAATCTTGGGGCTTACGGTAAATAGAGGGCAGGATGGCTTCATAAGCACTACTGACCCCATTCAAGCTTTCTGAATGGCTAATGATGAAGTAACCACCAGGCCGCAATAATGACAACATTTGCTGAGTAATTTGTCGCTTGGTTTCAATATCAAAATAAATCATGACATTACGTAAAAAGATCACATCAAACTCACCAAGTGCTGGGTAAGGCTTGGTCAGGTTAATCGATGTAAACGCAACTTTCTGACGCAACTCTTTTACGATAAGTAGCTTATCCGCATGGTCGCCAGTACCTTTCAAGCAATACTTGGTTAAGTAATGGCGTGGGATTTCTTCAGCACGCGAAATTGGATAATAGCCTGCACGTGCTTGCTCAAGCACGCGCGTACTAATGTCTGATGCTACAACCTCCCAGGGTTCAGTCTGGAGATATTCAGCCAGCAACATGGCAATGGTATAAGGCTCTTCACCACTGGAGCTAGCTGCACTCCATACCCTGAAATTACGGCCCTTAGTACGTTTAGGTAATATATGATTACGCATAAAATCAAAATGCTTAGGCTCACGAAAAAAGTGTGTTTCGTTAGTAGTCAGCAGATCAATGGCTATTTGCCGCTCTTCAGCGTGCTTGGGATTGGTAATGAGGCTGTAATAATCAGTATAGGTTTTAAGCCCTTGGCTACGTAACCGCTTTGCCAGTCGACCACTCACTAATGGCTGCTTGCTGTCTGCCAAGCTAATGCCAGCATGTTCATAAATAAACGATTTGAACAAGCTAAACTCTTTATTACTAATGGGTGTTAATTCCATCGGTTAATCCCTATTAAAAAAACTAAACTGCAACCAACTCACGTGATACACGCACCAGATGATCAAACTGGTCATGCGGCATCGGTTTACCAAATAGATATCCCTGGGCGGTATAACAACCGTTGGCACTCAGGTATTCGGCCTGTTCTTCAGTTTCCACGCCTTCAGCGACTAAATCCAAGTGCAGTATTTTGGAAAGTTGCACCATGAGCTTCACTAACGCTGACTTCTCCAGATCAATTGGGATATCACAGATAAACGAACGATCAATTTTGATCTGACTAATCGGGTAACGTGTGAGATAGCTCAATGAAGAATAGCCAGTGCCAAAATCATCAATTGATATATCAAAGCCGATCTCACTCAAGGCAATGAGTTTATTGAGCATGTCAGAGCTTTTATCAAGTAACAGACTCTCTGTGATTTCAAGTTTGATCCACTGGGGTTGGCAACCAGTTTCAGCTAATAGCGTTTTAATGGTCAGGACTAAATCGTTGCGAATAAACTGGCGCGTAGATAAATTCACAGCGATTTTAAAAGGTGCTTCACTCTCTTTATTCCAGGTGACGGCGGCTTTAAAAGCAGTATTGAGTACCCAAGCACCAACCTCAATAATCTGGCCAGTTTCTTCAGCTAGTGAAATGAATTTATCTGGTGATAGCAAACCTAGGGTAGGGTGCTGCCAGCGCACTAAGGCCTCTGCACCAATCAGCCCATGGTGAGTTAAATCAACTTGCGGCTGATAATAGAGCACCAACTCTTCACGCGATACCGCTTTGCGTAACGCAGCATCAAGCTCTGCGCGTGCCAATGATTGCAATGTCATATCTCCCACATAAAACTGGGCGTTGTTACGTCCCATTTCTTTAGCGTGGTACATGGCCGTATCGGCATAATTCAATATCTGGTTTGCATCTTGTGCATCGTCAGGATACAAGGCCACACCGATGCTCATAGTGATTGAAAGCTCTTGATCAGATACCTCAAACGGCTGGGAGAATAAGGCCATTATTTCTTCTGAAAGTACCATCAAAGCTGCTTTTGATTGTATGTGTGGTAGTAATATCGCAAATTCATCCCCCCCCAGTCTGGCTAGCATGTCAATTTGCCTTAAGACAGTTTTGAGTCGATGAGCTACTTCCGATATCAGTAAGTCGCTGCTGGCATATCCCAGCAGATCGTTTACCTCTTTAAAACCATCTATATCCAGCACCATGAGTGCAAATGGTTGCAATGTAGAGTCGCCAGGAGGAGAAATATACTTTTTAGTTTTCTCAAGCAAAAGCAAACGGTTGGGTAACTGGGTAAGTGGGTCCAAGTAACCCAAGTGATGAATGCCTTGCTGGCTATCAAGAATGGCCGTCATGTCTTGCCCAACACCTAAGACAGAAGTCATTTCACCTTGCTGATCAAACTCTGGCAGTAATTCGACTTTCAGTACCCGGTCTTCACCATTTTCAGCCTTCCACTGCATGTGCGCGGTGACATTACGCCGAGTTTTAAAAACATTAAGAACACATTGCTCATACTCATCGGCAGAGTGTCCGCCTGGATACTCCGAGGGTGTTTTCCCCATCAAGTAATCAGCACTTTTATCCATATACGAGTTAAAGCGGTTACTGACGTAGATTCTTCTAGCATGGCTGTCATAGCGAATAATCAAATTAGGACTGTTTTCGATGAGCTTGCGATATTCCTGGGCAATACTCACAAGCTTGATCACCTCCAACCCCTGTCGTTTGGCTTTAATCAATAAATAACAGCCAGCAATTGCCATTGCTATCAGGAGGAACAGCAAAACACCCAACACAATATGAGAGATAGCCATCTATTCATCATCTCGTTTTAAGTGACTCTTGGATGAAGTTATTGAGTAAACACTTATTCACGATGATTAATTAGCAAACTTAGGCTGCATCACCAACAGCAGCCAGTGTTGCTATCTCTTCAAGTGATAGCACATAACTTACATTCAGAATAATGACAAACTTGCCTTCGACTTTACCCATCCCAGCAATAAAATCAGCCCGGATATTCGCACCAAAATTAGGGGCTGGCTCAATCTGGTCAGGCAATATATCCATCACCTCGTTGACGGCATCTACCATTACCCCAACCACTTGCTGTTCACCTTCGTACTCAACTTCAATAATGACCACACAAGTACGACGTGACAAACTGGTAGGTTGTTTACCGAAACGTGCGCCTAGATCAATCACGGGCACGACTGCTCCACGCAGATTAATCACCCCACGTATAAACTCTGGCATACGCGGCACTTCAGTTAATTGGCCATATTCAATAATCTCTTTGATATTAAGAATATTGATGGCGAAGACTTCTGTCCCCAGCATAAATGTAAGGTATTGCTGAGAGTCTGCAATACCCAGCGCTGCGAGCTGCAAACTAGTAGCGGGTGAGGCACCTGATGTTTTAATGGCTGCGTTCATATTGGCTCACCTAATATCAGAATTTAACGAATTGAGATTCATCAAGACTCATGCTTGTTGGTATATCGCTTACCTTGGCACGACTAGTTTTAGCTTTAGCCGCAGGTTTTGCCGCAATGTAATTGGTACTACCCGCGTCCGCAAGTTTGAATAGACTCACCAAACTTTGTAACTGCTCGGCCTGACCACTCATTTCTTCAGCTGTGGCGGCAAGCTCTTCTGATGCACTGGCATTTTGCTGCGTGATCTGGCTGAGTTGACTCATGGCTGCGTTAATCTGGCCAGCCCCTGAGCTTTGCTCTTCACTGGCAGCGGTGATTTCCTGAACGAGGTCTGAGGTCTTCTGGATGCTCGGCACCATTTCATCCAGCAGCTTGCCAGCACTTTCTGCAGTTACAACGCTACCCGAGGCAAGCTCACCAATTTCTTGCGCAGCGACCTGGCTACGCTCGGCTAGTTTGCGAACTTCGGCTGCGACCACAGCAAAGCCTTTACCATGCTCACCAGCTCTTGCGGCTTCAATTGCGGCATTGAGGGCCAACAGGTTAGTCTGGTAGGCAATGTCATCAATAATGCCAATCTTGCCAGCAATACTTTTCATGGCCACTACGGTTTCATTCACGGCTTTACCCCCTTGTTCTGCCTGTTTTGAAGCCGTAGATGCAATGCCATCGGTAACTTTGGAATTTTCTGTATTCTGATTAATTGAGGCACTCATCTCCTCGACTGAAGCACTTGTTTCCTCAACTGATGCAGCTTGTTCGTTGGTGGCCTGACTAATGCTCTGTGCAGTAGCTGAGACCTCTTCAGAAGCACTACTGAGTGCATCGGCAGAAGAACGTACTTCTCCGATAATACTGGAAAGTTTCTCTACCATATTGCTCATAGCAGCTAGCATGCTTGTCGTATCGCCAGGTTTTAATGTCACATCAACGGTCAAATCACCTGCAGCCACTTTGGATACAATTTCTGCAGCATAGCTGGGCTCACCACCCAACTGTTTAAGCAAGCCTGCAGTAATAAACCAACCTAAGGCAGCCGCTATGGCAATTACAATAGCAGCAACAATTGTAGCAATAGTGCTTGCTTGAGATTTAGCAGCTATAGCCTTGTCTGCACCTTTTTTTGCCAACTCTACGTTGTAATCAAAATCATCATTAATTGCAGAACCAATCTCATCAGCAATGGGCCCGATTTTGTCTAGCGCATCTCTCGCCTGATCCGACTTATTTGCACGCGATAACACTAACACTGGTGGATATCCTGCGACATACTCATCCAACTTGCTTTTAGCAAGGGTAACCATGGCCTTATCTTTGTCATCGGTCACATCGTTTGTCAGATATTTTTCAATAGCGTCATACGCACCTTTTTTATGCTCTTCAATTTTTGCTTCGATTTCATCTAGTTTCTTGGGATTAGTATTCAAAACATGTTTATTTAGCATAAGACGTAAACGAAGCGTGTGTTTTCTCATCTGATCCAAGTCAATTAAGCTTGGTACCGAGTTAACCGTACCGTAATTAGCCGCCTCATATACGCTATCCATCTGGATACGCCCCATTACAGCCAAAGCGATCAAACCGATAATGGCGGCTAGGACTAATAAAATCATTTTTTTTGCGACAGTTAATTTCATTTTATTGCTCCATATTTAGAATTTATTTCTAATGAAACTCTTGATTAATTTATGTGGATAATGCGCCAGCAACTTCTGTAGCATCCTGCTGAGCAACTTGACGTAGTAACCCTGAGACGTCTAGAATTAAAGCTACATCCCCTGTTCCTAATATAGTAAAGCCGCCAATACCGCGAATCTGACTAAACACTTTACCCAAGGGTTTAATCACTGTTTGGAATTCTCCTAGCAATCTATCGACCACCAGCCCTACTTTGGTATCGCCATAACGAACTACTACAACGTTCTCACGTTTAACGGACTCCCCCTCAACCTCAAAGTGTTTTCTTAAACGAATAAATGGCAACACCTCACCTCTGAGATTAAGGTAATTCCCCTCGACATTTCCCTGACTCCACTCGCCCAATTCGATACATTCAATGACCATGTCAAGTGGAATAATGTAAGTGGATTGCCCAACACCAACTAAGAACCCGTCAATAATGGCAAGCGTCAATGGCAGGCGAATGCTCATGGTTGCACCTTTGCCCAGTTCAGATTGAATATCTACGGTTCCGCGCAAGGCCTGGATATTGCGGCGCACAACATCCATGCCGACACCTCGGCCGGAAAGGTTACTGACGGCATCGGCAGTTGAAAATCCAGCTTCAAATATGAGGTTGTAAATTTCGTTATCAGAGAGTTGTTGTTCTGGTTTGACCAAGCCGCGTTCTATGGCTTTTGCCAAGATTTTGTCGCGATTCAAGCCACCGCCATCATCGCTGACTTCTATCATGATGCTGCCAGCATCATGATAGGCATTGAGTTTGAGCGTGCCTTGCGCTGGTTTGCCCCTTGCTAGACGCACATCAGCTGGTTCAATACC
This genomic window from Methyloradius palustris contains:
- a CDS encoding methyl-accepting chemotaxis protein: MKLTVAKKMILLVLAAIIGLIALAVMGRIQMDSVYEAANYGTVNSVPSLIDLDQMRKHTLRLRLMLNKHVLNTNPKKLDEIEAKIEEHKKGAYDAIEKYLTNDVTDDKDKAMVTLAKSKLDEYVAGYPPVLVLSRANKSDQARDALDKIGPIADEIGSAINDDFDYNVELAKKGADKAIAAKSQASTIATIVAAIVIAIAAALGWFITAGLLKQLGGEPSYAAEIVSKVAAGDLTVDVTLKPGDTTSMLAAMSNMVEKLSSIIGEVRSSADALSSASEEVSATAQSISQATNEQAASVEETSASVEEMSASINQNTENSKVTDGIASTASKQAEQGGKAVNETVVAMKSIAGKIGIIDDIAYQTNLLALNAAIEAARAGEHGKGFAVVAAEVRKLAERSQVAAQEIGELASGSVVTAESAGKLLDEMVPSIQKTSDLVQEITAASEEQSSGAGQINAAMSQLSQITQQNASASEELAATAEEMSGQAEQLQSLVSLFKLADAGSTNYIAAKPAAKAKTSRAKVSDIPTSMSLDESQFVKF
- a CDS encoding putative bifunctional diguanylate cyclase/phosphodiesterase, which encodes MAISHIVLGVLLFLLIAMAIAGCYLLIKAKRQGLEVIKLVSIAQEYRKLIENSPNLIIRYDSHARRIYVSNRFNSYMDKSADYLMGKTPSEYPGGHSADEYEQCVLNVFKTRRNVTAHMQWKAENGEDRVLKVELLPEFDQQGEMTSVLGVGQDMTAILDSQQGIHHLGYLDPLTQLPNRLLLLEKTKKYISPPGDSTLQPFALMVLDIDGFKEVNDLLGYASSDLLISEVAHRLKTVLRQIDMLARLGGDEFAILLPHIQSKAALMVLSEEIMALFSQPFEVSDQELSITMSIGVALYPDDAQDANQILNYADTAMYHAKEMGRNNAQFYVGDMTLQSLARAELDAALRKAVSREELVLYYQPQVDLTHHGLIGAEALVRWQHPTLGLLSPDKFISLAEETGQIIEVGAWVLNTAFKAAVTWNKESEAPFKIAVNLSTRQFIRNDLVLTIKTLLAETGCQPQWIKLEITESLLLDKSSDMLNKLIALSEIGFDISIDDFGTGYSSLSYLTRYPISQIKIDRSFICDIPIDLEKSALVKLMVQLSKILHLDLVAEGVETEEQAEYLSANGCYTAQGYLFGKPMPHDQFDHLVRVSRELVAV
- a CDS encoding CheR family methyltransferase, translated to MELTPISNKEFSLFKSFIYEHAGISLADSKQPLVSGRLAKRLRSQGLKTYTDYYSLITNPKHAEERQIAIDLLTTNETHFFREPKHFDFMRNHILPKRTKGRNFRVWSAASSSGEEPYTIAMLLAEYLQTEPWEVVASDISTRVLEQARAGYYPISRAEEIPRHYLTKYCLKGTGDHADKLLIVKELRQKVAFTSINLTKPYPALGEFDVIFLRNVMIYFDIETKRQITQQMLSLLRPGGYFIISHSESLNGVSSAYEAILPSIYRKPQD
- a CDS encoding chemotaxis protein CheW → MNAAIKTSGASPATSLQLAALGIADSQQYLTFMLGTEVFAINILNIKEIIEYGQLTEVPRMPEFIRGVINLRGAVVPVIDLGARFGKQPTSLSRRTCVVIIEVEYEGEQQVVGVMVDAVNEVMDILPDQIEPAPNFGANIRADFIAGMGKVEGKFVIILNVSYVLSLEEIATLAAVGDAA